The Corylus avellana chromosome ca8, CavTom2PMs-1.0 genome has a segment encoding these proteins:
- the LOC132191108 gene encoding uncharacterized protein LOC132191108 codes for MPITWLWRRWRKRKLAVRITSYHAIYGRKSGISGVPESLNFFLWKACNDILPTKEKLFKRKVVPDPLCPICMSAPESISHILWTCPSAQDVWAECNGKLQKSVCIDGDFIEILLKVGQGLDEDERHLMVTVARSIWLRRNKLVFEGIFQAPATVVRSAREQVEALDNVTRRHSVPSPRSIAREEVVWKKPPQGMVKINWDRGKIGMGAIVRDHSGKVIAMTSGPREFVNDPSLVEALAAREAVDLSISLGFQNCILEGDELELINAITQDEPCRGTYGQIVNDIKFLLLQGGHWKVSHTRRAANGTAHLLAKMGLLLLVSQIWTSDFPPCLDDIVRTEQSF; via the coding sequence ATGCCTATCACTTGGCTATGGAGAAGGTGGAGGAAGAGGAAGCTAGCTGTTCGGATAACCAGTTATCACGCAATTTATGGAAGAAAATCTGGGATTTCAGGGGTTCCCGAGtcgttaaatttttttctgTGGAAAGCATGTAATGACATCCTGCCAACTAAAGAGAAACTTTTCAAGAGGAAGGTTGTTCCAGATCCTTTGTGCCCAATATGTATGAGTGCACCGGAATCGATAAGCCACATCTTATGGACCTGCCCATCTGCCCAGGATGTTTGGGCGGAATGCAATGGAAAGCTCCAGAAAAGTGTTTGCATTGACGGAGATTTTATAGAAATTCTGCTCAAAGTTGGTCAAGGGTTGGACGAAGATGAGAGGCACCTAATGGTCACAGTTGCAAGGTCAATATGGCTACGGCGGAACAAGTTAGTCTTTGAAGGAATTTTCCAAGCTCCTGCAACCGTTGTACGATCTGCAAGGGAACAGGTGGAGGCGCTTGATAATGTTACACGAAGACACTCTGTCCCCAGCCCTAGGAGTATTGCTCGAGAAGAAGTCGTATGGAAAAAACCTCCGCAAGGAATGGTGAAGATTAATTGGGATAGGGGAAAAATCGGGATGGGGGCCATTGTAAGGGATCATTCAGGCAAGGTTATAGCAATGACCAGCGGGCCAAGAGAATTCGTCAATGATCCTTCTCTGGTGGAGGCTTTGGCTGCTCGTGAAGCTGTTGATCTAAGCATCTCACTGGGGTTTCAGAATTGCATCTTGGAGGGCGACGAATTAGAGCTGATTAATGCTATAACCCAGGATGAGCCATGCAGGGGGACGTACGGACAGATCGTCAATGATATCAAGTTTTTACTGCTGCAGGGAGGCCATTGGAAGGTGAGTCACACACGTAGAGCAGCTAATGGGACGGCGCACTTGTTGGCGAAAATGGGATTGCTTCTCCTTGTCTCCCAGATCTGGACTAGTGATTTTCCTCCATGTTTGGATGATATTGTAAGGACAGAACAGAGTTTTTGA